The following coding sequences lie in one Vibrio sp. BS-M-Sm-2 genomic window:
- a CDS encoding A24 family peptidase, producing MEVFHYYPWLFPVLAFIFSLLIGSFLNVVIHRLPIMMEREWQQECSEYFSQYKIPAPEGKFNLSIPRSTCPKCKTQLRIVDNIPVLSWLFLKGKCHSCANPINARYPLVELLTAILCTMVASHFGFSYYAIALIFFTFALITATFIDLDTMLLPDQITLPLVWYGIALALFNISPVSLQDSVVGAMAGYLALWSVYWLFKLLTGKEGMGYGDFKLLAALGAWLGWQHLPMIILLSSLVGLVFGLIQLRLKQQGIDKAFPFGPYLAIAGWVSLMWGNDIMGWYFTSVLGI from the coding sequence ATGGAAGTATTTCACTACTATCCTTGGCTATTCCCCGTATTAGCTTTCATTTTTAGCCTTCTTATCGGCAGCTTCCTCAACGTAGTCATACACCGTTTACCGATTATGATGGAACGCGAATGGCAACAAGAGTGCTCGGAATATTTCTCTCAATATAAAATTCCAGCACCAGAGGGAAAGTTTAATCTCAGCATTCCTCGTTCAACCTGCCCGAAATGCAAAACCCAATTAAGAATCGTCGACAATATTCCAGTGTTAAGCTGGTTGTTCTTAAAAGGTAAGTGTCACAGCTGTGCCAATCCAATCAACGCTCGCTACCCTTTGGTCGAACTGCTTACCGCAATACTTTGTACAATGGTTGCTAGCCACTTTGGTTTCAGTTACTACGCTATTGCTTTGATTTTTTTCACGTTTGCATTGATTACCGCAACCTTTATCGATCTCGATACTATGCTGTTGCCTGATCAAATTACCTTACCTTTAGTTTGGTACGGTATCGCGTTAGCTCTGTTTAATATCAGCCCTGTATCGCTTCAAGATTCCGTGGTTGGTGCAATGGCAGGTTACCTAGCACTTTGGTCGGTTTATTGGCTGTTCAAGCTGTTAACAGGCAAAGAAGGCATGGGTTACGGTGATTTCAAGTTATTAGCTGCGCTTGGCGCTTGGCTTGGTTGGCAACACCTCCCAATGATCATTCTTCTATCCTCACTTGTCGGCTTAGTTTTCGGATTGATTCAACTTCGCTTGAAACAACAAGGCATAGATAAAGCCTTTCCATTTGGACCTTACCTTGCGATTGCGGGTTGGGTGAGTTTGATGTGGGGCAACGACATCATGGGCTGGTATTTCACTTCTGTACTAGGAATTTAA
- the pilB gene encoding type IV-A pilus assembly ATPase PilB, whose amino-acid sequence MLTNLPTVLRQAGLLSLTQEQAVAEHVQASGVSTPEALLVLELFTGDSLANNIKTIFGLPLVQLANVDYEVLCDQLGLRELITKYRAIPISVSSSTLTLASADPTDLQAEDDFRFATGLQIELVVANYSELEGAIRKLYGRSISGQDSKRKEITQDELANLVEVSDDEMTSIEDLSQDDSPVSRFINQILVDAVRKGASDIHFEPYEENYRVRLRCDGILVEIQQPASHLSRRLSARLKILAKLDIAERRLPQDGRIKLRLNDELAIDMRVSTLPTLWGEKIVLRLLDSSAANLDIDKLGYSEDQKALYLNALKRPQGMVLMTGPTGSGKTVSLYTGLRVLNTIERNISTAEDPVEINLCGINQVQVAPKIGFGFAEALRSFLRQDPDVVMVGEIRDLETAEIAIKASQTGHLVLSTLHTNSAAETVTRLAHMGIEPFNLASSLSLIIAQRLARRLCNHCKEVDDSPDIFLRHSIPNSRTIYKANPQGCNECNQGYSGRVGIYEVMPFTDKLKTSLISQPNALAIEDLARREGMRTLQESGLDKLLEGTTSYQELQRVLYL is encoded by the coding sequence GTGCTAACCAATCTCCCAACCGTTCTTCGTCAGGCTGGCTTACTTAGCCTGACTCAAGAACAAGCCGTGGCGGAACACGTACAAGCTTCCGGTGTTTCGACACCTGAAGCTCTGCTCGTTCTTGAGCTCTTCACAGGTGATTCCTTAGCAAACAACATAAAAACCATTTTCGGTTTGCCGTTAGTGCAGCTTGCCAATGTTGATTATGAAGTCTTGTGCGACCAATTAGGGCTTCGCGAGCTAATCACCAAGTATCGTGCTATCCCGATTTCAGTCTCTAGCTCAACTCTCACACTCGCCTCGGCCGACCCAACCGACTTACAGGCGGAAGATGATTTTCGCTTTGCAACGGGATTACAGATTGAATTGGTTGTCGCTAACTACTCAGAACTAGAAGGTGCAATACGAAAGCTGTATGGACGCTCTATTTCTGGGCAAGACTCCAAGCGTAAAGAGATCACCCAAGATGAACTCGCCAATCTCGTTGAAGTCTCTGACGATGAGATGACTTCAATTGAAGACCTCAGCCAAGACGATTCTCCTGTTAGCCGTTTTATCAATCAAATACTGGTTGATGCGGTGCGTAAAGGTGCATCCGATATCCACTTCGAACCTTATGAAGAAAACTATCGTGTGCGCTTACGTTGCGATGGCATCCTTGTTGAAATACAACAACCGGCTTCCCATCTAAGTCGCCGTTTATCTGCTCGCTTAAAGATCCTCGCTAAGCTGGATATTGCCGAACGTCGCTTGCCTCAAGATGGACGTATTAAGCTTCGTTTAAACGACGAACTGGCGATTGATATGCGTGTATCGACTCTACCGACACTGTGGGGAGAAAAGATCGTACTGCGTCTTTTAGATAGCAGCGCTGCTAATTTAGATATCGATAAGTTGGGTTACAGCGAGGATCAAAAAGCACTCTATCTCAATGCATTGAAGCGCCCACAAGGAATGGTCTTAATGACCGGCCCAACCGGCAGTGGTAAAACCGTTTCTCTCTACACTGGCCTTCGGGTACTTAACACCATAGAGCGCAACATCTCAACAGCTGAAGATCCGGTCGAGATCAATCTATGTGGTATCAATCAAGTTCAAGTCGCACCCAAAATCGGTTTTGGGTTTGCTGAAGCATTGCGATCATTTTTACGACAAGACCCCGATGTGGTAATGGTTGGGGAGATCCGCGATTTAGAAACCGCAGAGATCGCGATCAAAGCATCGCAAACTGGTCACTTAGTGCTTTCGACACTGCACACTAACTCTGCAGCGGAAACCGTGACTCGACTCGCTCATATGGGGATAGAACCCTTTAACCTAGCTTCATCACTGAGTTTGATTATCGCTCAACGACTAGCAAGACGATTGTGCAACCATTGCAAAGAAGTTGACGACTCACCGGACATATTTCTGCGTCACTCGATTCCTAACAGCCGAACCATCTACAAAGCTAATCCCCAAGGGTGTAATGAATGTAATCAGGGGTACTCAGGCCGAGTGGGTATCTATGAAGTGATGCCTTTTACCGACAAGCTCAAGACCAGCCTTATCAGTCAACCCAATGCGCTAGCGATTGAAGATCTCGCGCGTCGAGAAGGCATGAGAACTCTGCAAGAGTCAGGGCTAGATAAATTGCTTGAAGGCACCACCAGCTATCAAGAACTGCAACGTGTTCTGTACCTATAA
- the nadC gene encoding carboxylating nicotinate-nucleotide diphosphorylase: MKNTHNSHQRLDYLKQQLPLEITRAVAETIKEDLGGTLDPAADITASLIPADAVNSATIITREHGVFCGKAWADEVFKQLGGEVTIEWNVEDGDKVEPNQTLCTLTGPARALLTGERNAMNFIQTLSGCATATAIYADKIKHTECRLLDTRKTIPGLRSALKYAVACGGGFNHRIGVFDAYLIKENHIIACGGIEKAISTAKELNPGKPVEVETESLAELEQAISAGADIIMLDNFTTDMMREAVKINAGRAALENSGNVTLDTIAEFAETGVDYISVGALTKHLKAMDLSMRFKA, from the coding sequence ATGAAAAACACACATAACAGCCACCAACGCCTTGACTACTTAAAACAGCAACTGCCTCTAGAAATCACTCGTGCAGTCGCTGAGACCATCAAAGAAGATCTAGGTGGAACGTTAGATCCAGCGGCTGATATTACGGCAAGTCTAATCCCTGCAGACGCAGTCAACAGTGCCACCATCATTACCCGTGAGCACGGCGTGTTCTGTGGTAAAGCTTGGGCTGATGAAGTGTTTAAGCAACTGGGCGGTGAAGTGACTATCGAGTGGAACGTCGAAGATGGCGACAAGGTTGAACCAAACCAAACGCTTTGCACACTAACAGGCCCAGCACGCGCGTTATTAACGGGTGAGCGTAACGCAATGAACTTTATTCAAACACTGTCTGGTTGTGCGACGGCAACAGCTATCTACGCAGACAAAATCAAACACACAGAGTGCCGTCTGTTAGATACTCGTAAAACCATCCCAGGTCTACGTAGTGCACTAAAATACGCAGTCGCTTGTGGCGGCGGTTTCAACCACCGTATCGGTGTTTTCGACGCTTACCTAATCAAAGAAAACCACATCATCGCTTGTGGTGGCATTGAGAAAGCTATCTCTACAGCAAAAGAGCTAAACCCTGGTAAACCTGTGGAAGTAGAAACGGAAAGCCTAGCAGAACTAGAGCAAGCGATCAGCGCTGGCGCAGACATCATCATGCTAGACAACTTCACCACAGATATGATGCGTGAAGCAGTTAAAATCAACGCTGGACGTGCAGCACTAGAAAACTCTGGTAACGTGACGCTAGATACCATCGCTGAGTTCGCTGAAACGGGTGTTGATTACATCTCTGTAGGCGCGTTAACTAAGCACCTTAAAGCCATGGATCTATCAATGAGATTCAAAGCGTAA
- the coaE gene encoding dephospho-CoA kinase (Dephospho-CoA kinase (CoaE) performs the final step in coenzyme A biosynthesis.), which produces MAIIIGLSGGIASGKTTVANLFNEHFNIDIVDADIVAREVVTLGSDGLKQITDHFGESILLDDGTLNRSRLRELIFSDPKEKQWLNDLLHPMIRDKIDSDLSKITSPYGLLVAPLLVENQMQGMTDRVLIVDVPAEVQIERTMSRDNVSREQVASILKSQASREQRLAVADDVIKNHTKNQELLPQITDLHQKYLAISAVDGSE; this is translated from the coding sequence ATGGCAATCATTATCGGATTAAGTGGTGGTATCGCCAGTGGCAAAACCACCGTCGCTAACCTGTTCAATGAACACTTTAATATTGATATTGTTGATGCTGATATCGTGGCACGTGAAGTAGTCACTTTGGGCAGTGACGGCTTAAAACAGATTACAGACCACTTTGGTGAGTCTATCTTGCTTGACGATGGAACACTCAACCGAAGTAGGCTGCGTGAGCTTATCTTCTCTGATCCTAAAGAGAAGCAGTGGCTCAATGATCTTCTTCATCCCATGATCCGTGACAAAATTGACAGTGACCTGTCTAAAATCACATCCCCTTATGGTTTATTAGTCGCACCGCTATTGGTCGAAAACCAAATGCAAGGCATGACCGATCGCGTATTAATCGTTGATGTGCCAGCAGAAGTGCAAATAGAACGAACGATGAGTCGTGATAATGTTTCTAGGGAACAAGTTGCATCAATTTTAAAATCACAGGCTTCAAGAGAACAACGCTTAGCAGTTGCAGATGACGTGATTAAAAACCATACTAAAAACCAAGAACTTTTGCCTCAAATCACAGATTTACATCAAAAGTATCTGGCAATCAGTGCTGTAGATGGGTCAGAATAG
- the pdhR gene encoding pyruvate dehydrogenase complex transcriptional repressor PdhR, whose amino-acid sequence MAYQRIRQPKLSDVIEQELERLIVEGTLAPGQQLPPERELAKQFDVSRPSIREAIQRLEAKRLLTRRQGGGTFVSENIWKSFSDPLLNLLSSHSETQLDLLESRHAMEGISAYFAALRGTDEDFARIQACQDKIHGAQDKGDIEAESAAVMAFLIALTEAAHNVVLLHIVRSLAPLLEQNVLENLKLLHRRKDVVEKVSIHRANIVDAIVSGQPEQAREMSHSHLAYIEETLLDLTKEESRRERSLRRIQQGK is encoded by the coding sequence ATGGCTTATCAAAGGATTCGTCAGCCAAAACTCTCCGATGTTATCGAACAAGAGTTAGAAAGGTTGATAGTGGAAGGAACACTGGCTCCTGGGCAGCAGCTGCCGCCTGAGCGCGAACTGGCGAAACAGTTCGATGTGTCTCGTCCTTCAATCCGAGAAGCGATACAACGTTTAGAAGCAAAACGCTTGCTTACTCGCCGTCAAGGCGGAGGTACGTTTGTTAGCGAAAATATCTGGAAAAGCTTTTCAGATCCTTTGCTTAATTTGTTGTCCTCCCATTCTGAAACCCAACTAGACTTGTTGGAATCGCGTCATGCGATGGAAGGGATTTCGGCTTACTTTGCGGCATTGCGTGGCACTGATGAAGACTTTGCTCGAATTCAAGCATGCCAAGATAAAATTCACGGCGCGCAAGATAAGGGTGATATTGAAGCCGAATCTGCAGCGGTGATGGCTTTTCTTATTGCTTTAACAGAGGCAGCGCACAATGTGGTGTTATTGCACATTGTTCGTAGTTTGGCTCCGTTACTCGAACAAAATGTCTTAGAGAATTTAAAGCTGTTGCATCGTCGTAAAGACGTTGTGGAGAAAGTGAGTATACATCGAGCTAACATTGTAGATGCGATTGTTTCAGGGCAGCCAGAACAGGCACGTGAAATGTCACACTCTCATTTAGCTTACATCGAAGAAACATTGCTGGATTTGACGAAGGAAGAGTCGCGTCGCGAACGTTCTTTACGTCGAATTCAACAGGGTAAATAG
- a CDS encoding pilin — MNNKNKRTNQKGFTLIELMIVVAVIGVLSAIAIPQYQKYVAKAEVASALATATGVKTNVEAYSVENGSFPDGSTSGQTEDALGVPSSIPSGTIAFAKGSSAGVGTITFTFASAGVSTLLVNKKFALSRAQDGAWECKGTTATPVTDDLLPKNCK; from the coding sequence ATGAATAACAAGAACAAAAGAACGAACCAAAAAGGCTTTACGCTGATTGAATTGATGATTGTAGTGGCTGTAATAGGTGTCCTTTCTGCGATTGCAATTCCTCAATATCAAAAGTATGTAGCTAAGGCTGAGGTTGCTTCCGCTCTTGCTACTGCAACAGGAGTAAAAACAAATGTTGAAGCTTATTCTGTCGAAAATGGAAGCTTCCCAGATGGTTCTACTAGTGGGCAAACCGAAGATGCTCTCGGAGTCCCATCATCAATCCCATCAGGAACGATAGCATTTGCTAAAGGAAGTTCAGCTGGTGTGGGGACAATTACATTTACTTTTGCTAGTGCAGGCGTTAGCACTCTTTTAGTAAATAAGAAATTTGCGCTGTCCAGAGCACAAGATGGAGCTTGGGAGTGTAAAGGAACAACAGCGACTCCTGTAACTGACGATTTATTACCGAAAAACTGTAAATAG
- the rplS gene encoding 50S ribosomal protein L19, with protein sequence MSNIIKALEEEQLKSDLPKFAPGDTVVVQVKVKEGDRERLQAFEGVVIAIRNRGLHSAFTVRKISNGEGVERAFQTHSPMVDSIEVKRRGAVRRAKLYYLRERSGKSARIKEKLTKK encoded by the coding sequence ATGAGCAACATCATCAAGGCTCTTGAAGAAGAGCAACTAAAATCAGACCTTCCTAAATTCGCACCAGGTGACACTGTTGTAGTTCAGGTTAAGGTAAAAGAAGGTGACCGTGAGCGTCTACAGGCTTTCGAAGGCGTTGTAATCGCTATTCGTAACCGTGGTCTACACTCTGCATTCACAGTTCGTAAGATCTCGAACGGTGAAGGCGTAGAGCGTGCGTTCCAAACTCACTCTCCAATGGTTGATAGCATCGAAGTTAAACGCCGTGGTGCAGTACGTCGTGCCAAGTTGTACTACCTACGTGAGCGTTCTGGTAAGTCAGCTCGTATTAAAGAGAAGCTTACTAAGAAGTAA
- the yacG gene encoding DNA gyrase inhibitor YacG, with protein sequence MSKKITIVKCPQCNTDVEWGEQSPHRPFCSKQCQMIDFGEWADEENSIAGAPDMSDSDGWSEDQF encoded by the coding sequence ATGTCGAAGAAAATCACCATCGTTAAATGCCCTCAATGTAATACTGACGTTGAATGGGGTGAACAAAGCCCACACCGCCCGTTTTGCAGCAAGCAATGTCAGATGATTGATTTCGGTGAATGGGCAGACGAAGAAAACAGCATCGCTGGCGCACCAGACATGTCTGATAGCGATGGTTGGTCGGAAGATCAGTTCTAA
- a CDS encoding type II secretion system F family protein, producing MSSKSKQSQLKSYHWKGINSSGKKVSGQTLALTELEVREKLKEQHIQIKKIKKKSISAVTRLTHRVKAKDITILTRQLATMLATGVPIVQAIKLVSDNHRKAEMKSILSHICKGVEAGTPISKAMRTASRHFDDLYTDLVATGELSGNLAQVFERLATYREKSEQLKSKVVKALIYPAMVVTVALTVSYLMLTMVIPEFESMFSGFGADLPWFTQQVLYLSHWMQTYSFYTAVGIGLVVLIIYQLCQRSHSFRLSVSRLGLRFPVLGGILAKASIAKFSRTLSTSFSSGIPILMSLKTTAKTAGNLHYESAIIEVHRETAAGMPMYIAMRNTNAFPEMVLQMVMIGEESGNLDDMLNKVASIYEFEVDNTVDNLGKILEPLIIVFLGTVVGGLVVAMYLPIFNLMSVLG from the coding sequence ATGAGTAGCAAGTCCAAACAATCACAATTAAAAAGCTATCACTGGAAAGGCATTAATAGCTCAGGCAAGAAAGTGTCTGGGCAGACCTTAGCGCTCACCGAATTGGAAGTACGAGAAAAGCTCAAAGAGCAGCACATTCAGATTAAGAAAATCAAAAAGAAAAGCATCTCAGCCGTCACTCGTTTAACCCATAGAGTCAAAGCCAAGGACATCACTATTTTAACTCGGCAGCTCGCTACCATGCTGGCTACTGGCGTGCCTATCGTGCAAGCCATCAAGTTGGTCTCAGACAATCACCGCAAAGCAGAAATGAAATCGATTTTATCGCACATATGCAAAGGTGTAGAAGCCGGCACGCCAATCTCAAAAGCAATGCGAACTGCAAGTCGTCACTTTGATGACCTCTATACTGATTTGGTCGCGACAGGCGAACTCTCCGGCAACCTCGCACAAGTGTTCGAACGCTTAGCGACCTATCGAGAAAAAAGCGAGCAGTTAAAGTCTAAAGTCGTCAAAGCACTGATTTATCCTGCCATGGTGGTCACGGTAGCACTGACCGTTTCTTATTTAATGCTGACCATGGTGATTCCGGAATTTGAGTCGATGTTTTCAGGCTTTGGCGCCGACCTACCTTGGTTCACTCAACAAGTACTCTACCTTTCCCATTGGATGCAGACTTACAGTTTTTATACGGCTGTAGGCATAGGGCTTGTTGTCCTGATTATTTACCAACTGTGTCAGCGTTCCCACTCGTTCAGACTGTCTGTCAGTCGGCTAGGACTACGTTTTCCTGTTCTCGGTGGCATATTAGCCAAAGCCTCTATTGCCAAGTTTAGCCGAACCTTATCAACAAGCTTTAGTTCTGGTATTCCGATTTTAATGAGCCTCAAAACCACAGCCAAAACCGCAGGTAATCTGCATTATGAATCAGCCATCATTGAAGTTCACCGAGAAACAGCTGCAGGCATGCCGATGTATATCGCAATGCGCAATACCAACGCCTTCCCCGAAATGGTGTTGCAGATGGTGATGATTGGTGAAGAGTCTGGCAACCTTGATGATATGCTCAATAAAGTCGCCTCGATTTACGAGTTTGAAGTAGACAACACCGTCGACAATTTAGGCAAGATTCTAGAGCCACTGATCATCGTGTTTTTAGGCACCGTGGTTGGTGGGCTTGTGGTTGCGATGTACTTACCGATCTTTAATCTTATGAGTGTGTTAGGATAG
- a CDS encoding IS3 family transposase (programmed frameshift) gives MKVKSQRQYTDEFKREAVQRSLDSSDTVKSVALSLGISPVLLSKWRCQMTSKKTNSLPIPNHGPETSVTQLEKEIRQLKKKLEMAELENDFLKEGEGFLRQPKRIRFEYILKKASVKLPVIRLCQWLGVSKAGYYKWLTRKPSKRETDNESLSHYLRRESEAQYCIPGYRKLWEAAVANGFICNKKRVQRLLQNMGYRSCASKKRYGRAPRQNTLIPAYNILARQFKVDKPDRVWVSDITQVRCTDGWQYLCVVLDLFSRKVIGWSTSRINNAKLVLRSLNKAWEQRQPLGHELLFHSDQGIQYRALETIRWHRKRKIKVSMSRKGNCWDNACSESFFAQYKKEWMNNLDQLSRQEMTMQSRIYIDTYYNPVRRHGTLGGVSPMDFELIN, from the exons ATGAAAGTAAAATCACAAAGACAATATACAGACGAATTTAAACGAGAAGCTGTTCAGCGATCTCTCGATTCTTCTGACACCGTTAAGTCAGTAGCACTATCCTTAGGAATATCGCCGGTGCTACTTTCTAAATGGAGATGCCAAATGACGTCGAAGAAGACTAACTCCCTCCCAATACCTAACCACGGTCCCGAAACATCCGTTACACAACTGGAGAAAGAGATCCGTCAATTGAAAAAGAAGCTTGAGATGGCAGAGCTGGAGAATGATTTCTTAAAGGAAG GCGAAGGCTTTCTTCGACAGCCAAAAAGAATAAGGTTCGAGTATATCCTTAAGAAGGCCAGTGTGAAGCTTCCTGTCATTCGACTATGCCAATGGTTGGGCGTTTCTAAAGCGGGTTATTACAAGTGGCTAACAAGGAAACCATCGAAGCGAGAGACAGACAATGAGTCTTTAAGTCACTACTTGAGGAGAGAAAGCGAAGCTCAGTATTGTATTCCAGGCTATCGAAAGCTTTGGGAAGCAGCAGTCGCTAACGGCTTTATTTGTAATAAAAAGCGAGTACAGAGGCTTTTGCAGAATATGGGCTATCGCTCTTGCGCGAGCAAGAAGCGATATGGACGAGCGCCAAGACAAAATACGCTTATACCTGCCTATAACATTCTTGCCCGCCAATTTAAGGTGGATAAACCCGATCGAGTTTGGGTGTCAGATATCACTCAGGTGCGCTGTACTGATGGTTGGCAATACCTGTGCGTCGTCTTAGATTTGTTTTCACGCAAAGTGATTGGTTGGTCGACAAGTCGTATTAATAACGCAAAGTTAGTGCTAAGAAGCCTGAATAAGGCTTGGGAACAAAGGCAGCCCTTAGGTCACGAGCTTTTGTTTCACTCCGATCAAGGTATACAGTATCGAGCGTTGGAGACGATCCGTTGGCACCGTAAACGAAAGATTAAAGTCAGCATGTCGAGAAAAGGAAACTGTTGGGATAACGCTTGTTCCGAAAGTTTCTTTGCGCAATATAAGAAAGAGTGGATGAACAACTTAGATCAGCTTTCACGACAAGAAATGACGATGCAAAGTCGAATTTATATCGATACCTATTATAATCCAGTAAGAAGGCATGGGACTCTAGGTGGAGTGAGTCCCATGGACTTTGAACTAATCAACTAA
- the trmD gene encoding tRNA (guanosine(37)-N1)-methyltransferase TrmD, whose translation MWVGIISLFPEMFRSVTDFGVTGQAVKKGLLSIETWNPRDFTHDKHRTVDDRPYGGGPGMLMMVQPLRDAIKTAKQAAPGKTKVIYLSPQGRKLDQKGVEELATNENLLLICGRYEGVDERIIQSEVDEEWSIGDFVMTGGELPAMTLIDSVSRFVPGVLGDFASAEEDSFANGLLDCPHYTRPEVLDDKDVPSVLKSGNHKDIRRWRLKQSLGRTWLRRPELLENLALTDEQEQLLAEFIKEQRS comes from the coding sequence ATGTGGGTTGGCATTATTAGCCTTTTTCCTGAAATGTTCCGTTCTGTTACTGATTTTGGAGTAACAGGTCAAGCGGTTAAAAAAGGTCTTTTATCTATTGAGACATGGAATCCTCGTGATTTCACTCATGATAAACATCGCACTGTTGATGACAGACCTTACGGTGGTGGTCCTGGCATGTTAATGATGGTTCAGCCTTTGCGCGACGCTATCAAAACAGCCAAGCAAGCAGCACCGGGAAAGACGAAAGTGATCTATCTTTCACCTCAAGGTCGTAAACTCGACCAGAAAGGTGTTGAAGAGCTGGCAACAAACGAGAATTTACTTCTTATTTGTGGTCGCTACGAAGGGGTAGATGAGCGCATCATTCAATCTGAAGTTGACGAAGAATGGTCGATTGGAGATTTTGTGATGACGGGTGGCGAACTGCCAGCCATGACGCTGATTGATTCAGTATCTCGGTTTGTTCCGGGTGTACTTGGAGATTTCGCTTCAGCAGAAGAAGATTCTTTTGCAAATGGTTTGCTAGATTGTCCCCATTATACGCGCCCTGAGGTGCTAGACGATAAAGATGTGCCATCGGTACTCAAGTCTGGAAACCATAAGGACATTCGTCGCTGGCGATTAAAACAATCGTTGGGCCGAACTTGGCTAAGAAGACCAGAACTCCTGGAAAACCTAGCTCTGACTGACGAACAGGAACAATTACTGGCTGAATTCATTAAAGAGCAACGCTCTTAA
- the zapD gene encoding cell division protein ZapD, which yields MITHKFEHPLNEKTRIYLRVESLLRQLHLSSTFSDAQQYQLFFRSIFDLIEIFEQIQLKSELAKDIEKQRVTYKSWLDVEGVDQEMLTSLLTDIGNIYRDLMQAERFGQSLKEDRFLSAIRQRFNLPGGSCCFDLPALHYWLHLPLDKRMRDAKAWMDSLQPLYEALTLWLKLTRETGHFKEQIARAGFFQSDADEANILRLSIPMQYGAYPMISGHKNRFAVKFMSFETGQACTQDIEFELAICT from the coding sequence ATGATCACCCATAAATTTGAACATCCTCTAAATGAGAAAACACGCATCTACTTAAGAGTCGAATCACTCTTGAGGCAGCTACACTTGTCTTCTACATTTTCCGATGCTCAACAGTATCAACTCTTTTTCCGTTCCATCTTTGATCTGATTGAAATCTTCGAACAGATCCAACTCAAGAGCGAACTCGCAAAAGATATTGAGAAACAACGTGTAACCTACAAAAGCTGGTTAGATGTTGAAGGTGTCGATCAAGAGATGCTGACATCATTGCTTACTGACATTGGTAACATCTATCGTGATCTGATGCAGGCAGAGCGTTTCGGGCAATCACTTAAGGAAGACCGCTTTCTAAGTGCGATTCGCCAACGCTTTAATCTTCCAGGTGGCTCATGCTGCTTTGATTTACCCGCACTGCATTATTGGCTGCACCTTCCGCTCGATAAGAGAATGAGAGATGCTAAAGCTTGGATGGATAGCCTACAGCCTCTGTATGAAGCGCTAACACTATGGTTGAAGCTCACCAGGGAAACAGGGCACTTTAAAGAGCAAATCGCTCGTGCTGGCTTCTTTCAGAGCGATGCCGATGAAGCGAATATCCTTCGTCTTTCTATTCCGATGCAATACGGTGCCTACCCGATGATCTCAGGTCACAAGAACCGCTTTGCAGTTAAGTTCATGAGCTTTGAGACGGGGCAAGCTTGTACTCAAGATATCGAGTTTGAATTAGCGATCTGCACCTAA